In Lewinellaceae bacterium, a single window of DNA contains:
- a CDS encoding SprB repeat-containing protein gives MGFVRGTYGSTGVPGDTCALLQPYAAGSLIAMKTDLETGFEYRIQLNAKSFGQGQSVRFSFHTAPSSGGAAAGPDVALSSIDTDDPSLPGTEVASAAFTVDAAGTYWAVAQALGDSPSGWARYDNMVLERRPVNGCPSVAGPDVMICRGDTVQIGTGCLPEPHPLDSLEYCYSWIPEAGLDDPESAMPSATPQETTTYRVYVTASDGELVAEDEVTVKVNTVEVKILPEDPSLCYRNIPGARPGKEAPPAENRANGCAQDFIVLSLDGAYTTTEWSTGSAGGSIEVYEPGFYSVSATDANGCTGSAEVEVGMCTAPSLEITSCSLNHLFTTALLLLTLLSAHAAIEVTPLVDCLCESGSSPQQAFNLTAEGTAGPFSFEWHREEGGYSPSTEQNPIDIKLPGNYYVLVTNSFGCTFQYDITIPACPAPSFSGDKTETCPGQATGSITVMAAGGTPPYTYSWSNGADTPDLYDLAEGIYYLTLGDSRGCTKTGFFKVLSSGLGFSVNVAITHPSCAASA, from the coding sequence GTGGGCTTTGTACGCGGCACCTACGGCTCTACCGGAGTGCCCGGCGATACCTGCGCCTTGCTGCAGCCCTACGCCGCCGGCAGCCTGATCGCCATGAAAACAGATTTGGAAACCGGGTTTGAATATCGGATACAACTCAACGCAAAATCCTTCGGCCAGGGGCAGTCGGTTCGCTTCTCCTTTCATACCGCTCCCAGCAGCGGCGGCGCGGCCGCCGGGCCGGATGTCGCCCTGTCTTCTATTGACACAGACGACCCTTCGCTGCCCGGTACAGAAGTTGCTTCCGCTGCCTTTACAGTAGACGCAGCGGGCACCTACTGGGCTGTTGCCCAGGCGCTGGGGGATAGCCCTTCGGGCTGGGCGCGCTACGATAATATGGTGTTGGAAAGGCGGCCGGTGAACGGCTGCCCAAGTGTGGCCGGGCCGGATGTAATGATCTGCCGGGGAGATACAGTACAAATCGGAACGGGGTGTTTGCCCGAACCGCATCCTCTGGATAGCCTGGAATATTGCTATAGCTGGATACCGGAAGCAGGGCTGGACGATCCGGAAAGCGCCATGCCCAGCGCCACGCCGCAAGAGACAACCACTTACCGGGTATACGTCACAGCATCGGACGGCGAGTTGGTGGCTGAAGATGAAGTTACCGTCAAAGTAAACACTGTTGAGGTGAAAATCTTGCCTGAAGATCCATCCCTTTGCTACCGGAATATACCGGGCGCGAGGCCGGGCAAGGAGGCGCCTCCTGCCGAAAACCGGGCAAATGGTTGTGCTCAGGATTTCATCGTATTGAGCCTCGACGGGGCATACACAACAACAGAGTGGAGTACTGGAAGCGCCGGCGGTTCGATAGAAGTGTATGAACCGGGCTTTTATTCCGTCTCCGCTACGGATGCCAATGGTTGCACCGGGAGTGCGGAGGTTGAGGTGGGCATGTGTACGGCACCATCTTTGGAAATCACATCTTGTAGTTTGAACCACCTCTTCACCACCGCGCTCCTCCTCCTCACCCTCCTCTCCGCCCATGCCGCCATAGAGGTCACCCCTCTCGTAGACTGCCTCTGCGAAAGCGGCAGCTCCCCCCAGCAAGCCTTTAACCTCACTGCCGAAGGCACTGCCGGCCCCTTCTCCTTCGAGTGGCACAGAGAAGAAGGCGGTTATTCTCCTTCCACGGAACAAAACCCTATAGATATTAAGCTTCCGGGCAACTATTATGTCCTGGTCACCAATTCCTTCGGTTGCACCTTCCAGTACGACATCACCATCCCCGCCTGCCCTGCTCCCTCCTTTTCCGGAGACAAAACCGAAACCTGCCCGGGCCAGGCCACCGGCAGCATCACGGTAATGGCGGCGGGCGGCACGCCCCCTTACACCTACTCCTGGAGCAACGGGGCCGACACGCCTGACCTCTACGATTTAGCCGAAGGCATTTATTACCTGACCCTCGGAGACAGCCGGGGCTGTACCAAAACCGGCTTCTTTAAAGTACTTTCCAGTGGACTGGGCTTTAGTGTCAACGTGGCCATCACGCACCCGTCCTGCGCTGCCTCCGCGTAA
- a CDS encoding GNAT family N-acetyltransferase, whose translation MLEITTSRLRLIALSLEQLYLLINDMSQLQQQLGLNPFEVQLTPEFDAEYIGSIQEFCLPQVEGHPEDYAWFTHWIVVHQADNRRIGGIGLGGLPDERGESMIGYFIDPRYAGRGLATEAAGALCKWLSQDARLDAVIATVPTGHIASERVLEKIGFEQVSVDEGLGLWRKEA comes from the coding sequence ATGCTGGAAATAACCACTTCCCGCCTCCGGCTCATCGCCCTGAGCCTGGAGCAATTATACCTTTTGATCAACGACATGAGCCAACTGCAGCAGCAGTTGGGCTTGAATCCTTTTGAGGTTCAATTAACGCCCGAGTTCGATGCCGAATATATAGGATCCATTCAAGAATTCTGCCTGCCGCAAGTTGAGGGGCATCCGGAAGATTACGCCTGGTTCACCCACTGGATTGTCGTCCATCAGGCGGACAACCGGCGCATCGGCGGCATCGGCCTGGGCGGCCTGCCGGACGAACGGGGCGAAAGCATGATCGGCTACTTCATCGATCCCCGCTACGCCGGCCGGGGGCTGGCCACCGAAGCAGCCGGCGCCCTTTGCAAGTGGCTGAGCCAGGACGCCCGGCTGGACGCTGTCATCGCTACAGTGCCGACAGGGCATATCGCCTCGGAACGGGTGCTGGAGAAGATCGGTTTTGAGCAGGTTTCCGTGGATGAGGGGCTGGGGCTGTGGCGGAAGGAGGCGTGA
- a CDS encoding OmpH family outer membrane protein has translation MKANISLVLNGILLIAVAYLLSQHLSSGGGKATENEAAAAEAPAPLKIVYLNADTLVHKYDYFRQQQEALEKQQAEAGQRLNQKGAALENEFRAVQQKIQQGLLAPSQIADEEKRLGQKQQVLMAEQEKLRNDLLAETQRIQLELETELRQSLDAMRARRGYDYILQYGQGSSVLLASDSLDITVEVLEILNKKKPEGEEGTSGN, from the coding sequence ATGAAGGCAAACATTTCACTGGTATTAAATGGCATACTGCTCATTGCAGTAGCCTATCTGCTCTCTCAGCATCTTTCTTCCGGCGGGGGAAAAGCAACCGAAAACGAGGCCGCAGCTGCCGAAGCCCCCGCTCCGCTCAAGATTGTCTATCTCAATGCAGATACCCTGGTCCACAAATACGATTATTTCCGCCAGCAACAGGAAGCGCTGGAAAAGCAGCAGGCGGAAGCCGGCCAGCGGTTGAACCAGAAAGGGGCGGCGCTGGAGAATGAATTCCGGGCGGTGCAGCAAAAAATCCAGCAAGGGCTATTGGCCCCCAGCCAGATCGCCGACGAGGAGAAGCGCCTGGGCCAGAAGCAACAGGTGCTGATGGCCGAGCAGGAAAAGCTCAGAAACGACCTGCTGGCGGAAACCCAGCGCATCCAGCTGGAACTGGAAACGGAACTCCGCCAGTCGCTCGACGCCATGCGGGCCCGCCGCGGATACGATTACATCCTCCAGTACGGGCAAGGCTCCAGCGTGCTGCTGGCGTCTGATAGCCTCGATATTACCGTTGAGGTGCTGGAGATTCTGAATAAGAAGAAGCCGGAGGGGGAAGAGGGGACGTCCGGGAATTAA
- a CDS encoding cyanophycinase, which translates to MKFFYALLLLPLLSLNGFSQAGISLQYASAPAGKLFIIGGGKRPPALVQAMVAAAGLDTAGYAIILPMASGEPDSAAYYGIRQFVELGLPAAKFRACNFEKGSYPKAAIDSLRGARLVYIAGGDQNRFMDVVLGSPVYEAIHEAYRKGATIAGTSAGAAVMSRRMITGNEYKHPDYTGDFRTIEAENIEMKEGLGLLPNAIVDQHFIYRMRMNRLMSAALEHPGQACIGIDESTAILVEGNSATVVGDSQVILLRNPGGTGKKENGLLGGRGLELSILLPGEKFDLK; encoded by the coding sequence ATGAAATTTTTTTACGCTCTCCTTCTTTTACCGCTGCTTTCTTTGAATGGTTTCAGCCAGGCCGGCATTTCTCTGCAATATGCTTCGGCGCCGGCCGGCAAGCTGTTCATCATCGGCGGGGGCAAGCGCCCGCCGGCGTTGGTGCAGGCTATGGTGGCCGCCGCCGGGCTTGACACCGCCGGCTATGCCATCATCCTGCCCATGGCCAGCGGCGAGCCGGATTCGGCCGCCTATTACGGCATCCGGCAGTTTGTCGAACTGGGCCTGCCGGCGGCGAAATTCCGGGCCTGCAATTTTGAAAAAGGCAGCTATCCCAAGGCCGCCATCGACTCCCTGCGCGGCGCCCGCCTGGTCTACATCGCCGGCGGCGACCAGAACCGCTTTATGGACGTTGTGCTGGGCAGCCCGGTGTACGAGGCTATCCATGAGGCCTACCGCAAGGGCGCCACCATTGCCGGCACCAGCGCCGGGGCCGCCGTGATGAGCCGCCGGATGATCACCGGCAATGAATACAAGCATCCCGACTACACCGGCGATTTTCGCACCATCGAAGCGGAAAACATTGAAATGAAGGAAGGCCTGGGCCTGTTGCCCAACGCCATCGTCGACCAGCACTTCATCTACCGGATGCGCATGAACCGCCTGATGAGCGCCGCGCTGGAGCATCCCGGCCAGGCATGCATCGGCATCGACGAGTCGACCGCGATCCTCGTAGAAGGCAATAGCGCAACTGTCGTTGGGGATTCTCAGGTGATCTTGTTGCGAAACCCCGGGGGAACCGGCAAAAAGGAAAACGGCCTGTTGGGCGGGCGAGGGCTGGAGTTGAGCATTTTGTTGCCAGGGGAGAAGTTTGACCTGAAGTAA
- a CDS encoding ParA family protein codes for MGKVISLLNHKGGVGKTTSVINIGAAMVELGKKSLLIDLDPQANLTLSLGAARPPQTIYEALRGESELIPLPVKENLDVIVSTLDLSGAEMELINEAGREFILRELLAPLREEYDFIIIDCPPSLGLLTLNALTSSDYVMIPLQTEFLALQGLAKIKQVIQKVKLRLNKNLQIGGVIATMYDSRKVLNRDVVETIKKYFGDLVFETMIRDNVALAEAPSQRKDIFAYSRNSAGAEDYLSLCKEILVRVEKFERMAVRKE; via the coding sequence ATGGGAAAAGTCATTTCATTACTCAACCATAAAGGAGGGGTTGGAAAGACCACAAGCGTAATAAACATCGGCGCAGCCATGGTGGAGCTGGGCAAAAAATCCCTGCTCATCGACCTGGATCCCCAGGCGAACCTCACCCTTTCGCTGGGCGCTGCCCGCCCGCCGCAGACCATCTACGAGGCGCTGCGCGGCGAATCGGAACTGATCCCGCTGCCGGTGAAGGAGAACCTCGACGTCATCGTTTCCACTCTCGACCTCTCCGGCGCCGAAATGGAATTGATCAACGAAGCCGGGCGGGAGTTCATCCTCCGGGAGTTGCTGGCGCCCCTCAGGGAGGAGTACGATTTTATCATCATCGACTGCCCGCCTTCTCTGGGCCTGCTCACCCTCAACGCCCTGACCAGCAGCGACTACGTGATGATCCCGCTGCAAACCGAATTCCTGGCCCTGCAGGGGTTGGCCAAGATCAAACAGGTCATACAAAAGGTGAAGCTGCGCCTCAATAAGAACCTGCAGATCGGCGGGGTGATCGCCACCATGTACGACAGCCGCAAAGTGCTCAACCGCGACGTGGTGGAAACCATCAAAAAATATTTCGGCGACCTGGTTTTCGAAACCATGATCCGCGACAACGTCGCCCTGGCCGAAGCCCCCTCCCAACGCAAAGACATCTTCGCCTACAGCCGCAACAGCGCCGGGGCGGAGGATTATCTGAGCCTTTGTAAGGAGATATTGGTGAGGGTGGAAAAATTTGAAAGAATGGCGGTTCGGAAGGAATAA
- a CDS encoding peptidase domain-containing ABC transporter has protein sequence MLDRFPHYFQLDFMDCGPASLRMVAKYYGKDYSLQYLREQSYIDREGVSLKGIIEAAEHIGLRSLPVKLPFDGKSQGQAFLVDAPLPCIVHWRQNHFLVVYKISKKYVWVADPAAGKFKLDHETFRQNWQGDGEYGIGLLLEPTPAFYDKGQEGRHSMNYLFLATYLRPYRRYFVQLLLGLLLGSVFQLIFPFLTQAIVDTGIQNQNIGFIYLILIAQLMLFLGQTTVTIIQNWLLLHIGTRINVSLISDFLTKLMKLPIGYFDAKMVGDLMQRISDQKRIEAFLTNSTLQFVFSVFTLIVLGLVLLLYDFRIFAIFLVASILYIIWILVFLRRRKEIDYARFQELSAHQATLIELIQGMQEIKLQNSGRKRRWLWSDIQARLFGINLKSLAIDQYQNAGTSFISQLKDILITFLTARLVIDGEITLGMMLAVQFIIGQLNVPLRQMIAFFQTGQDAKLSLERLWEVQNMKAEEEDNAFKATELPQGREIRIEGLSFQYNKLADFVLKDINLTIPEGQVTAIVGTSGSGKTTLVKLLLGFYPPTGGSIAVGNLPLANIDKTYWRSQCGAVMQDGFIFSDTIANNIAESAEQVDKARLVRSVETANIREFIESLPLSYNTMIGARGNGISQGQRQRLLIARAVYKNPEFLFFDEATNALDAQNEKAIVQNLEKFFEGKTVVVVAHRLSTVKNANQIVVLEKGELVEKGTHQELVKNKGVYYNLIKDQLELGG, from the coding sequence ATGCTCGACCGATTTCCACATTACTTCCAACTGGACTTTATGGACTGTGGCCCAGCCAGCCTGAGAATGGTTGCTAAGTATTATGGAAAAGACTACTCGCTTCAGTACCTCCGCGAACAGAGTTACATCGACCGCGAAGGGGTTTCCCTGAAAGGGATCATCGAAGCGGCCGAACACATCGGCCTGCGCAGCCTGCCGGTCAAACTGCCCTTCGACGGCAAAAGCCAGGGGCAGGCTTTCCTGGTGGACGCCCCTTTGCCCTGCATCGTCCACTGGCGGCAGAACCACTTCCTGGTGGTTTATAAGATCAGCAAAAAATATGTATGGGTTGCCGACCCGGCGGCGGGAAAATTCAAGCTGGACCACGAAACCTTCCGCCAGAACTGGCAGGGCGACGGAGAATATGGCATCGGGCTACTGCTGGAGCCTACTCCCGCATTCTACGACAAGGGGCAGGAAGGGCGCCACAGCATGAATTACTTATTCCTGGCCACCTACCTGAGGCCTTACCGGAGGTATTTTGTGCAACTGCTGCTGGGGCTCCTGCTGGGCAGCGTTTTCCAGCTGATCTTCCCCTTTCTCACTCAGGCGATCGTGGATACGGGTATTCAAAACCAGAACATCGGGTTCATCTACCTCATCCTGATCGCCCAACTGATGTTGTTCCTGGGGCAAACCACCGTCACCATCATTCAAAACTGGCTGTTGCTCCACATCGGCACCCGGATCAACGTTTCTCTGATCTCCGATTTTCTAACGAAGCTGATGAAACTGCCCATCGGTTACTTCGACGCCAAAATGGTGGGCGACCTGATGCAGCGCATATCCGACCAAAAGCGCATCGAAGCCTTCCTGACCAATTCTACTCTCCAGTTTGTCTTTTCCGTATTTACCCTCATCGTTTTGGGCCTGGTCCTGCTGCTCTACGATTTCCGCATCTTCGCCATATTCCTGGTGGCCAGTATATTATACATCATCTGGATACTGGTATTCCTGAGGCGGCGCAAGGAAATAGATTACGCCCGTTTCCAGGAATTATCCGCCCATCAGGCCACGCTGATCGAACTCATTCAGGGCATGCAGGAGATCAAACTGCAGAACAGCGGCCGCAAACGGCGCTGGTTGTGGTCGGACATACAGGCCCGGCTGTTTGGCATCAACCTGAAATCGCTGGCCATTGACCAGTATCAGAACGCCGGCACCTCTTTTATCAGCCAGCTCAAGGACATCCTAATCACTTTCCTGACCGCCAGGCTGGTCATTGACGGCGAGATCACCCTGGGCATGATGCTGGCCGTGCAGTTCATCATCGGCCAGTTGAACGTGCCCCTGCGGCAAATGATCGCCTTTTTCCAAACCGGGCAAGACGCCAAGCTCAGCCTGGAGCGCCTCTGGGAAGTGCAGAATATGAAGGCGGAAGAGGAAGACAACGCGTTTAAAGCCACCGAACTGCCGCAGGGCAGGGAGATCAGGATCGAAGGCCTCAGCTTCCAGTACAACAAGCTGGCCGATTTCGTGCTCAAAGACATCAACCTGACGATTCCCGAGGGCCAGGTCACCGCTATTGTAGGAACCAGCGGGAGCGGGAAAACTACCCTGGTCAAACTGTTGCTGGGCTTTTACCCACCCACCGGCGGAAGCATCGCGGTGGGCAACCTGCCCCTTGCCAATATTGATAAAACCTACTGGCGCAGCCAGTGCGGCGCTGTCATGCAGGACGGGTTTATCTTTTCGGATACCATCGCCAACAACATCGCGGAAAGCGCTGAACAGGTGGACAAAGCCCGGCTCGTCCGGTCCGTGGAAACGGCCAACATCCGGGAATTCATCGAGTCGCTGCCGCTGAGCTACAACACCATGATCGGCGCCAGGGGCAACGGCATCAGCCAGGGGCAGCGCCAGCGCCTGCTCATTGCCCGGGCCGTTTACAAAAACCCTGAATTTTTATTTTTCGACGAAGCGACCAACGCCCTGGACGCCCAGAACGAAAAGGCCATCGTGCAGAACCTGGAAAAGTTCTTCGAAGGGAAAACCGTGGTGGTGGTGGCTCACCGGCTCAGTACCGTGAAAAACGCGAACCAGATCGTGGTGCTGGAGAAGGGGGAGCTGGTGGAAAAGGGGACGCATCAGGAATTGGTGAAAAATAAAGGCGTATATTATAACCTGATAAAGGACCAGTTGGAATTGGGGGGGTAG
- a CDS encoding HlyD family efflux transporter periplasmic adaptor subunit codes for MPETSPYSSPNDIPLNTDREDIQRILGHPPGWSLRWGITAVFIATVLLMAMAWLIKYPDVINARVVIVTESPPVRVFARGNGKISRLLVENKQPVEEGQVIAVLENTAELEDVRQLEELAGRLEGTLQPEKLLDIQLPEGLILGELQSTYANYLQAVNDFQFFELQQGVFARIASLKQQIEYLEGLNTALEQQEETLVREVEIAQRSFERNKGLLQSGAISQLELEQSETNYLQYRRQLESLQSQELNNKLQAEQFQSQIINLRQGRAEASMQKWLATREILGRLKSELSLWKQTYLITSPIAGRVSLNRVWSPQQFVQANEEVATVVPGAGAGEIVGKALLPTFNSGKVQPGQRANIRLDGYPYQEFGVLQGQVTNIALVPDQETYLLEIALPDSLVTTYHRSIPFAQELPGQARIVTEDRRILERVFDQLVSLVKNN; via the coding sequence ATGCCCGAAACAAGCCCCTACTCTAGCCCCAACGATATCCCGCTCAACACCGATCGGGAGGACATCCAGCGCATCCTCGGCCACCCGCCGGGATGGTCCCTGCGTTGGGGCATTACGGCCGTTTTTATAGCCACTGTTCTGTTGATGGCGATGGCGTGGCTAATCAAATACCCTGATGTCATTAATGCCAGAGTCGTAATAGTGACCGAGTCTCCCCCGGTTCGCGTTTTTGCCCGAGGCAATGGCAAGATCAGCCGGTTGCTGGTGGAGAACAAACAGCCAGTAGAGGAAGGACAGGTCATTGCTGTCCTGGAAAACACTGCCGAACTGGAAGATGTACGGCAACTGGAAGAACTGGCCGGCCGGCTGGAAGGCACTTTACAACCGGAAAAATTATTGGATATCCAACTTCCCGAAGGGCTCATCCTGGGCGAGCTCCAAAGCACCTACGCCAACTATCTACAGGCCGTCAACGATTTTCAATTTTTCGAACTCCAGCAGGGCGTCTTTGCCCGGATTGCTTCCCTGAAGCAGCAGATCGAGTACTTGGAGGGGTTGAACACTGCTTTGGAGCAGCAGGAAGAGACGCTCGTTCGCGAAGTAGAGATCGCCCAAAGGAGTTTTGAACGCAACAAAGGCCTATTGCAATCGGGCGCTATCAGCCAGTTGGAACTCGAGCAATCCGAGACCAACTACCTCCAGTACCGCCGCCAGTTGGAGAGCCTCCAATCCCAGGAGCTGAACAACAAGTTGCAGGCCGAGCAGTTCCAATCCCAGATCATCAACCTCCGGCAGGGCAGGGCCGAGGCAAGCATGCAGAAATGGCTGGCTACCCGGGAAATCCTGGGCCGGCTAAAAAGCGAACTAAGCCTGTGGAAACAAACCTACCTGATCACCAGCCCCATCGCCGGCCGGGTTTCCCTCAACCGGGTTTGGAGCCCGCAGCAATTCGTTCAGGCCAATGAAGAGGTGGCTACTGTAGTGCCCGGTGCCGGCGCCGGCGAAATTGTCGGCAAAGCCCTCCTGCCCACCTTCAACTCCGGCAAAGTACAACCGGGGCAGCGCGCCAACATCCGGCTGGACGGCTACCCTTACCAGGAATTCGGCGTCCTGCAGGGCCAGGTAACCAACATCGCCCTGGTGCCCGACCAGGAAACCTACCTGCTGGAGATCGCCCTGCCCGACAGCCTCGTCACTACTTACCACCGTAGCATCCCTTTCGCTCAGGAACTGCCGGGCCAGGCTCGCATCGTCACCGAGGACCGGCGGATTTTGGAGCGGGTGTTTGACCAGTTGGTTAGTTTGGTAAAAAACAACTAG